Proteins encoded by one window of Silene latifolia isolate original U9 population unplaced genomic scaffold, ASM4854445v1 scaffold_208, whole genome shotgun sequence:
- the LOC141638655 gene encoding uncharacterized protein LOC141638655 isoform X2, whose product MTVYDSFTAWINSFLACIGSCLGRGAKPAGAPPNNDDRSKELYSQGQVVEKHSFSEDFWGTSAGDLDYVFGVSQRSISSLSTSNLSFHSDLIAASTNSNNEFVNHGLRLWNQNRLQWIGGTKTSNEAHQAQGHTISMLSSKERFRKSHPIVGNGGIFS is encoded by the exons ATGACTGTCTATGATTCTTTCACTGCTTGGATCAACAGCTTCCTTGCTTGCATTGG TAGCTGTCTGGGCCGTGGTGCAAAACCTGCAGGTGCGCCTCCTAATAACGACGATCGATCAAAGGAACTGTATTCCCAGGGACAGGTTGTGGAGAAGCACAGTTTCTCAGAAGATTTTTGGGGTACCAGCGCTGGTGATTTAGATTATGTATTTGGAGTGTCACAGAGAAGCATTTCTTCACTCAGTACATCTAATCTGAGTTTCCACTCTGATCTCATTGCTGCAAGCACAAACTCAAACAATGAATTTGTAAATCACG GTCTTCGCCTATGGAATCAAAACCGTCTACAGTGGATTGGAGGTACAAAGACATCGAATGAAGCTCACCAAGCTCAAGGACACACTATCAG CATGCTTAGCTCCAAGGAGCGTTTCCGTAAATCCCATCCCATTGTCG GAAATGGTGGAATTTTTAGTTGA
- the LOC141638655 gene encoding uncharacterized protein LOC141638655 isoform X1 → MTVYDSFTAWINSFLACIGSCLGRGAKPAGAPPNNDDRSKELYSQGQVVEKHSFSEDFWGTSAGDLDYVFGVSQRSISSLSTSNLSFHSDLIAASTNSNNEFVNHGLRLWNQNRLQWIGGTKTSNEAHQAQGHTISLNATYDSMLSSKERFRKSHPIVGNGGIFS, encoded by the exons ATGACTGTCTATGATTCTTTCACTGCTTGGATCAACAGCTTCCTTGCTTGCATTGG TAGCTGTCTGGGCCGTGGTGCAAAACCTGCAGGTGCGCCTCCTAATAACGACGATCGATCAAAGGAACTGTATTCCCAGGGACAGGTTGTGGAGAAGCACAGTTTCTCAGAAGATTTTTGGGGTACCAGCGCTGGTGATTTAGATTATGTATTTGGAGTGTCACAGAGAAGCATTTCTTCACTCAGTACATCTAATCTGAGTTTCCACTCTGATCTCATTGCTGCAAGCACAAACTCAAACAATGAATTTGTAAATCACG GTCTTCGCCTATGGAATCAAAACCGTCTACAGTGGATTGGAGGTACAAAGACATCGAATGAAGCTCACCAAGCTCAAGGACACACTATCAG TCTAAATGCTACTTATGACAGCATGCTTAGCTCCAAGGAGCGTTTCCGTAAATCCCATCCCATTGTCG GAAATGGTGGAATTTTTAGTTGA